Proteins encoded by one window of Rutidosis leptorrhynchoides isolate AG116_Rl617_1_P2 chromosome 7, CSIRO_AGI_Rlap_v1, whole genome shotgun sequence:
- the LOC139858061 gene encoding tetrahydroberberine oxidase-like, with protein sequence MKSQLILSVLTLCLCVTLSISFHNHVTPSSQDFINCLESKSNNVHNISQLIFTPNNVSFLPIWQVRVNNHRFNKSSTPKPSVIVTPIDDAQIEATLLCSKKYGYEMRIRSGGHDYEGVSSTADVPFVMLDLARMRSINVDVAKRTAWAEAGTTLGEVYYAISQKTNKLYFAGGICPTVGVGGYMGGGGYGYLMRKYGLAADNVVDVRFMDVNGNILNRKSMGEDLFWAIRGGGSASFGIVLAWKLNLVPVPELVTVFLVNITLEQGATEIFYKYQHVIPNIDENLSIRVQMSCEDIVNTNKRTIRMLFYGLYQGSMNTLLSLLDEKYPELNVTREICQEVTMVQSTLFFQGYPIDTPLEGLANRTIGFRLNGQNKLDYVRTPIPISGLKQIWRQMFNSVGSAVTMQPFGGKMNEYSETSLPFPHRAGVLYQFHQVVRFRDQTSDTTPVSLQRVSWLRNFSKYITPYVSKNPREAYYNYIDFDLGVGSATYEEASVWGNRYWKEDNFKKLIRIKAKVDPNNFFNHPQSIPVF encoded by the coding sequence ATGAAATCTCAACTAATACTTTCAGTTTTAACTCTTTGTTTATGTGTAACATTATCAATATCCTTTCATAATCATGTTACACCAAGTTCTCAAGATTTCATAAATTGCCTTGAATCCAAAtcaaataatgttcataacatctctCAACTCATATTCACCCCTAACAATGTATCTTTCCTACCAATATGGCAAGTTAGAGTTAACAACCacagattcaacaaatcatcaactccgAAACCATCGGTCATTGTTACTCCGATCGATGATGCTCAGATCGAAGCAACACTATTATGCAGCAAGAAATACGGGTATGAGATGAGGATTAGAAGCGGAGGCCATGACTATGAGGGAGTCTCGTCTACCGCTGATGTTCCGTTTGTGATGCTCGATCTAGCCAGAATGAGGTCTATAAATGTGGACGTTGCAAAAAGGACCGCATGGGCTGAAGCTGGCACTACACTTGGTGAAGTGTACTATGCTATATCTCAAAAGACCAACAAGTTGTATTTCGCAGGTGGAATTTGTCCCACGGTGGGTGTTGGCGGGTATATGGGTGGTGGTGGCTATGGATACCTGATGAGGAAATATGGTCTAGCTGCAGATAATGTTgttgatgttcggttcatggatgTCAATGGAAATATTTTAAATAGAAAGTCTATGGGCGAAGATCTGTTTTGGGCAATTCGTGGTGGTGGATCTGCAAGTTTTGGAATCGTTCTTGCATGGAAGCTTAACTTGGTTCCGGTGCCTGAATTAGTGACTGTGTTTTTAGTGAACATAACTTTGGAACAAGGTGCCACAGAGATTTTTTATAAGTATCAACACGTTATACCGAATATCGATGAAAATTTGTCCATCAGAGTTCAAATGTCTTGCGAAGATATCGTCAACACTAACAAGAGAACCATACGAATGTTATTTTATGGACTTTATCAAGGCTCAATGAACACATTACTTTCTTTGTTAGACGAAAAGTACCCCGAGCTTAATGTCACACGAGAAATATGCCAAGAGGTTACAATGGTCCAGTCAACCCTTTTTTTCCAAGGTTATCCAATCGACACCCCACTAGAGGGTCTTGCTAACCGAACTATCGGTTTTAGGCTCAATGGACAAAACAAATTAGATTACGTACGCACCCCAATCCCTATAAGTGGCCTCAAACAAATCTGGAGACAGATGTTTAACAGTGTAGGATCAGCAGTGACCATGCAACCTTTTGGGGGGAAAATGAATGAGTACTCGGAGACATCACTTCCTTTTCCTCATAGAGCTGGAGTGTTGTACCAATTTCACCAAGTGGTTCGGTTTCGTGACCAAACCTCAGACACGACACCAGTATCGCTTCAGCGTGTCAGTTGGCTACGAAACTTTAGCAAGTATATAACACCTTATGTGTCGAAGAACCCGAGGGAGGCGTATTATAACTACATTGACTTTGATTTGGGAGTTGGAAGTGCTACTTATGAAGAAGCAAGTGTGTGGGGAAATAGATACTGGAAGGAAGACAACTTTAAAAAGTTGATTCGTATCAAAGCTAAAGTTGACCCAAACAATTTTTTTAACCACCCCCAAAGTATACCGGTTTTCTAG